From one Oceanimonas doudoroffii genomic stretch:
- a CDS encoding FAD-binding oxidoreductase, protein MSEQDYKVLPRDVEQGEFHQAIEKFRALLGDDNVLVEEAQLKPYNKIMMPSEDAEHAPSAAVTATTVEQVQGVVKICNEHKVPVWTVSTGRNFGYGSTAPHHRGQIILDLKKMNKIIHVDAELGTALVEPGVTYQQLYDYIQENNLPLMLSFSAPSAIAGPLGNTMDRGVGYTPYGEHFLMQCGMELVLANGEVYRTGMGGVEGDNAWQVFKWGYGPTLDGMFTQANYGICTKLGFWLMHKPPVIKPFEIQFEEETDIAEIVEFIRPLRINQVIPNSVVIAGVLWEASTAGVRRSDYTSEPGATPDAILKQIQKDKHLGAWNVYCALYGTPEQVEVNWNIVTGALKQLGKGKIITEEEAGGTEPFTYRAKLMSGVPNLREFGLYNWRGGGGSMWFAPVSQARGSECDKQYALAKEILNKHGLDYVGEFIVGWRDMHHVIDVLYDRTNPEETKRADACFNELLDEFEKRGYAVYRVNTRFMDRVAQSYGPVKRRLEHTLKKALDPNNILAPGKSGIDLDKFNDW, encoded by the coding sequence ATGAGTGAACAAGACTACAAGGTATTGCCCCGCGACGTTGAACAGGGTGAGTTCCATCAGGCCATCGAGAAGTTCCGGGCCCTGTTGGGGGACGACAATGTGCTGGTGGAAGAAGCCCAGCTCAAGCCTTACAACAAGATCATGATGCCCAGCGAAGATGCCGAGCACGCGCCCTCCGCCGCCGTCACAGCCACCACGGTGGAGCAGGTGCAGGGCGTGGTCAAAATCTGTAACGAGCACAAGGTCCCGGTGTGGACAGTGTCTACCGGCCGCAACTTTGGTTACGGCAGCACCGCCCCCCACCATCGCGGCCAGATCATTCTCGATCTGAAGAAAATGAACAAGATCATCCACGTGGACGCCGAGCTGGGTACCGCTCTGGTTGAGCCGGGGGTGACCTACCAGCAGTTGTACGATTACATCCAGGAAAATAACCTGCCGCTGATGCTGTCGTTCTCGGCGCCATCCGCTATTGCCGGCCCCCTGGGCAACACCATGGACCGCGGCGTGGGCTACACCCCTTACGGCGAGCACTTCCTGATGCAGTGCGGCATGGAGCTGGTGCTGGCCAACGGTGAGGTATATCGCACCGGCATGGGCGGGGTGGAAGGCGATAACGCCTGGCAGGTGTTCAAGTGGGGCTACGGCCCGACTCTGGATGGCATGTTCACCCAGGCCAACTACGGCATCTGTACCAAGCTGGGTTTCTGGCTGATGCACAAGCCGCCGGTGATCAAGCCCTTTGAGATCCAGTTTGAGGAAGAAACCGACATCGCCGAGATCGTCGAGTTTATCCGTCCGCTGCGTATCAACCAGGTGATCCCCAACTCGGTGGTGATCGCCGGCGTACTGTGGGAAGCTTCCACCGCCGGGGTGCGTCGTTCCGACTACACCAGCGAACCGGGCGCCACCCCGGATGCCATTCTCAAGCAGATCCAGAAAGACAAGCACCTGGGGGCCTGGAACGTGTACTGCGCCCTGTACGGCACCCCCGAGCAGGTGGAAGTGAACTGGAATATCGTGACCGGGGCGCTGAAGCAACTGGGCAAGGGGAAGATCATCACCGAGGAAGAGGCCGGCGGCACCGAGCCCTTTACCTACCGGGCCAAACTGATGTCCGGCGTGCCCAACTTGCGCGAGTTCGGCCTGTACAACTGGCGCGGGGGTGGCGGCTCCATGTGGTTTGCGCCGGTGAGCCAGGCCCGGGGCAGCGAGTGCGACAAGCAGTATGCTCTGGCCAAAGAAATCCTCAACAAACACGGCCTGGACTACGTGGGTGAGTTCATTGTGGGCTGGCGCGACATGCACCATGTTATCGATGTGCTCTATGATCGTACAAACCCGGAAGAAACCAAGCGTGCCGACGCCTGCTTCAACGAGCTGCTCGACGAGTTTGAAAAGCGCGGCTACGCCGTGTACCGGGTCAACACCCGCTTTATGGATCGAGTGGCCCAGAGCTACGGTCCGGTCAAGCGCCGTCTGGAGCACACCCTGAAGAAGGCCCTGGATCCAAACAATATCCTGGCCCCGGGCAAATCCGGCATCGATCTGGACAAGTTCAACGACTGGTAA
- a CDS encoding aldehyde dehydrogenase family protein: MTTGSYQNFDQQPLGGHWRAGSSERKLQVQNPFTQETLLELNLATREDMNEAFEAARQAQASWAAMAPTARAAVLHKAVAIFDQRKDEIVDWIIRESGSTRIKAQIEWGAARAITLEAASFPSRVHGRILPSGVPGKESRVYRKPLGVVGVISPWNFPLHLTQRSVAPALALGNAVVVKPASDTPVTGGLLIARIFEEAGLPAGVLSVVVGSGADIGDAFVEHPVPAFISFTGSTEIGLNIGRLASGGKHLKHVALELGGNSPFVVLADADVEQAVSAAVVGKFLHQGQICMAVNRIIVEQPLAEEFTRRYTERVKALPYGDPSKPETVVGPVINQKQLQGLLQKIETAKAEGAEVLVGGEPQGNVLPPHVFGNVTADMDIAKEEIFGPLVGIQVAQDEQHALELANQSDYGLSSAVFTGSLERGVRFAQGIHAGMTHINDMPVNDEPNAAFGGEKSSGLGRFNGEWAIEEFTTDHWITVQHEPRRYPF; this comes from the coding sequence ATGACTACCGGTTCCTATCAGAACTTCGACCAGCAGCCCCTCGGTGGCCACTGGCGGGCGGGCAGCTCGGAGCGCAAGCTGCAGGTGCAGAACCCCTTTACCCAGGAAACCCTGCTGGAGCTGAATCTGGCGACCCGGGAAGATATGAATGAAGCCTTCGAGGCGGCCCGCCAGGCCCAGGCCAGCTGGGCCGCCATGGCGCCGACGGCTCGTGCTGCCGTACTGCACAAGGCCGTTGCCATTTTCGACCAGCGCAAGGATGAAATCGTCGACTGGATCATTCGTGAGTCGGGCAGTACCCGCATCAAGGCCCAGATCGAATGGGGCGCCGCCCGTGCCATTACCCTGGAAGCCGCCAGCTTTCCGTCCCGTGTGCACGGCCGTATTCTGCCCAGCGGCGTGCCGGGCAAGGAAAGCCGGGTATATCGCAAGCCCCTGGGCGTGGTGGGCGTGATCAGCCCCTGGAACTTTCCCCTGCACCTGACACAGCGCTCCGTGGCGCCGGCCCTGGCCCTAGGCAACGCCGTGGTGGTCAAGCCCGCCAGCGACACCCCGGTTACCGGCGGCCTGCTGATTGCCCGCATTTTTGAAGAAGCCGGCCTGCCCGCCGGCGTGCTCAGCGTGGTGGTGGGCTCCGGCGCCGACATCGGCGATGCCTTTGTCGAGCACCCGGTACCGGCCTTTATCTCCTTTACCGGCTCCACCGAAATCGGCCTCAATATCGGCCGTCTGGCCAGTGGCGGCAAGCACCTCAAGCACGTGGCCCTGGAGCTGGGCGGCAACAGCCCCTTCGTGGTGCTGGCCGATGCGGACGTGGAGCAGGCGGTGAGCGCCGCCGTGGTGGGCAAGTTCCTGCACCAGGGTCAGATCTGCATGGCGGTGAACCGTATCATCGTGGAGCAGCCCTTGGCCGAGGAGTTCACCCGCCGTTACACCGAGCGGGTCAAGGCACTGCCCTATGGCGACCCGAGCAAGCCCGAAACCGTGGTGGGTCCGGTGATCAACCAGAAGCAACTGCAGGGCCTGTTGCAGAAAATTGAAACCGCCAAGGCGGAAGGGGCCGAAGTGCTGGTGGGCGGTGAGCCCCAGGGCAACGTGCTGCCCCCCCATGTATTCGGCAACGTGACCGCCGACATGGACATCGCCAAGGAAGAAATCTTCGGCCCCCTGGTGGGCATTCAGGTGGCCCAGGACGAGCAGCACGCCCTGGAGCTGGCCAACCAGAGCGACTACGGCCTGTCCAGCGCTGTGTTCACCGGCAGCCTGGAGCGGGGCGTGCGTTTTGCCCAGGGCATTCATGCGGGCATGACCCACATCAACGACATGCCGGTCAACGATGAGCCCAACGCGGCCTTTGGCGGTGAAAAGAGCTCTGGTCTGGGCCGCTTCAACGGCGAGTGGGCCATCGAGGAGTTCACCACCGATCACTGGATCACCGTGCAGCACGAGCCGCGCCGTTATCCGTTCTGA
- a CDS encoding AEC family transporter, which yields MLAIISITAPIFLLIGMGYSAVRWRLIPADTIPGLGRFVLYFAMPGLILSTLSKMRIEEVIEPGFMLAYGLGSLLLMGLGLILFRLLRQDPVLASLKTMGMVMPNTPYFGFPVLLQVVDSVAGQALAMAMLVEAMLIIPLSMALLEFYSSRDDSQYLGKVLLTLPRRVLRNPMIIAILAGLLIALLELRLPQAIGTTLDMLGRASAAVALFVIGASLVGRPLKGKVGGMVPVMAGKLVVHPLLVGLMIWLLPPFNPDLQLALLLLAAMPMMSIYPIIGSQYGQRYFAAGTLLLTTLSAFASVSLLLLFVR from the coding sequence ATGCTGGCCATCATATCCATTACCGCCCCGATCTTTCTGCTGATCGGCATGGGCTACAGCGCCGTGCGCTGGCGCCTTATCCCTGCCGACACCATTCCCGGCCTGGGCCGTTTCGTACTCTACTTCGCCATGCCCGGCCTGATCCTCAGCACCCTGAGCAAAATGCGCATAGAGGAAGTCATCGAGCCCGGCTTTATGCTGGCCTATGGCCTGGGCTCCTTGCTGCTGATGGGGCTCGGATTGATACTGTTTCGCCTGCTGCGACAGGATCCGGTGCTAGCTTCCCTCAAAACCATGGGCATGGTGATGCCCAACACCCCCTACTTCGGTTTTCCGGTGCTGCTGCAGGTGGTGGACAGCGTGGCCGGCCAGGCCCTGGCCATGGCTATGCTGGTGGAAGCCATGCTGATCATTCCCCTGTCGATGGCGTTGCTGGAGTTTTACTCTTCACGGGACGACAGCCAGTATCTGGGGAAGGTGCTGCTCACCCTGCCCAGACGGGTACTGCGCAACCCCATGATCATCGCCATTCTCGCCGGCCTGCTAATTGCCCTGCTCGAGCTGCGCCTGCCCCAGGCCATCGGCACCACCCTGGACATGCTGGGCCGGGCCTCGGCGGCGGTGGCCCTGTTCGTGATCGGCGCTTCTCTGGTAGGCAGACCGCTCAAGGGCAAGGTAGGCGGCATGGTGCCGGTGATGGCGGGCAAGCTGGTAGTCCATCCGCTGCTGGTGGGGCTGATGATCTGGCTGCTGCCGCCCTTTAATCCCGATCTGCAATTGGCGCTGCTGCTGCTGGCCGCCATGCCCATGATGAGCATCTATCCCATTATTGGCAGCCAGTACGGTCAAAGATACTTCGCCGCCGGCACCCTGTTGCTGACCACCCTGAGCGCCTTTGCCAGTGTCTCGCTCCTGCTGTTGTTTGTACGCTGA
- the pcaG gene encoding protocatechuate 3,4-dioxygenase subunit alpha: protein MTMKQTPSQTVGPYFAYGLTAQQYHYDHGQVAGSQLVRGEVQGERIRLTGKVYDGEGVAIDDAMIEIWQANAAGRFNHPLDQREGRPLDQGFLGFGRCGTGTRDDLSYEFNTVKPGAAQDGHAPFITLVVFLRGLLSHAYTRVYFEDEGSANDVDPVLNKVPAARRHTLIARRSETGTGVEYHFNIHMQGDKETVFFDV from the coding sequence ATGACCATGAAACAAACTCCTTCCCAGACCGTGGGTCCCTACTTCGCCTATGGCCTGACTGCCCAGCAGTATCATTACGACCACGGTCAGGTGGCCGGCAGCCAGCTGGTGCGGGGCGAGGTGCAGGGGGAGCGCATTCGTCTCACCGGCAAGGTCTATGACGGCGAAGGAGTGGCCATCGACGACGCCATGATCGAAATCTGGCAGGCCAATGCTGCCGGTCGCTTTAACCACCCGCTGGATCAACGCGAAGGCCGCCCCCTGGACCAGGGCTTTCTCGGTTTTGGCCGCTGCGGCACCGGCACCCGGGACGATCTGAGCTATGAGTTCAACACCGTTAAACCGGGCGCCGCCCAGGACGGTCATGCGCCTTTTATCACCCTGGTGGTGTTCCTGCGCGGTCTGTTGAGCCATGCTTATACTCGCGTCTACTTTGAAGATGAAGGCAGCGCCAACGACGTCGATCCGGTGTTGAACAAGGTGCCCGCCGCGCGTCGCCACACCCTGATTGCCCGCCGCAGCGAGACCGGCACCGGAGTGGAGTACCACTTTAACATTCATATGCAGGGCGACAAGGAAACCGTATTTTTCGACGTGTAA
- the pcaD gene encoding 3-oxoadipate enol-lactonase, whose product MTQTLAINGVQLHYQLDGPAHLPLLVFSNSLGTDLRVWDPLLPLLANHFRFLRYDKRGHGLSACPAGPYRLDDHIDDLIGLLDALGLEQVALCGLSVGGMIAQGVAARRPELVRELILCDTAHKIGPAQGWEDRIQAIRQQGIEAIADAVMERWLAPGFRQQRPQELALWRNMLVRTPMEGYVATCAAIRDADLTDSSARLTQPTLCVVGDQDGATPPDLVKSTADLIPDSRFEVITNAGHLPCVEQPDALAGLIIGFLGEHQPDQSRVELGMKVRRSVLGNAHVDRAESRKTPFDEPFQTFITEGAWGSVWSRPGLSKRDRSLLTIALMTALGHEEELAMHIRATRNTGASKAEVLEVLLQTAVYGGVPAANTAFSIAKDVYNELESQEEQ is encoded by the coding sequence ATGACACAGACACTGGCTATCAACGGAGTTCAGCTCCACTACCAACTGGACGGGCCGGCCCATCTGCCGCTGCTGGTCTTTTCCAATTCACTGGGCACGGACCTGAGGGTCTGGGATCCCCTGCTTCCCCTGCTGGCAAACCATTTCCGCTTTCTGCGCTATGACAAGCGGGGCCACGGTCTGTCTGCCTGTCCTGCCGGCCCCTACCGGCTCGATGACCATATCGACGATCTGATCGGCCTGCTCGATGCCCTCGGGCTGGAGCAGGTGGCGCTATGCGGCCTCTCGGTGGGCGGCATGATCGCCCAGGGCGTGGCCGCCCGCCGGCCCGAGCTGGTCAGGGAACTGATCCTGTGCGACACCGCCCACAAAATCGGCCCGGCCCAGGGTTGGGAAGATCGCATTCAGGCCATTCGCCAGCAAGGTATCGAGGCCATTGCCGACGCGGTGATGGAGCGCTGGCTCGCCCCCGGTTTCCGCCAGCAGCGTCCCCAAGAGCTGGCACTGTGGCGCAACATGCTGGTGCGTACCCCGATGGAAGGCTATGTGGCCACCTGTGCCGCCATTCGCGACGCGGACCTGACCGACAGCAGCGCCCGCCTGACCCAGCCCACCCTGTGCGTGGTGGGCGATCAGGACGGCGCCACTCCCCCGGATCTGGTTAAAAGCACCGCCGATCTGATCCCCGACAGCCGCTTTGAAGTGATCACTAACGCCGGCCACCTGCCCTGCGTGGAGCAACCCGACGCCCTGGCTGGCCTGATCATTGGTTTTCTGGGAGAGCACCAGCCCGACCAGAGCCGCGTTGAGCTGGGCATGAAGGTGCGTCGATCAGTGCTGGGCAACGCTCATGTGGATCGGGCCGAGTCTCGCAAAACCCCCTTTGACGAGCCCTTTCAAACCTTTATTACCGAGGGTGCCTGGGGATCTGTGTGGAGTCGACCCGGGCTGAGCAAGCGGGATCGCAGCCTGCTGACCATCGCCCTGATGACCGCCCTCGGCCATGAGGAAGAGCTGGCCATGCACATTCGCGCCACCCGAAATACCGGCGCCAGCAAGGCCGAGGTGCTTGAGGTCTTGCTGCAAACCGCCGTATATGGCGGCGTCCCGGCCGCCAATACGGCGTTTAGCATCGCCAAGGACGTGTACAACGAACTCGAATCTCAAGAGGAGCAATAA
- a CDS encoding c-type cytochrome, which produces MSVIRSKARSLAIAALVLPSALVAFSASASGDGQWKGGEHVYQKVCGHCHDTNGDIGPVLAGRGLPPAYITAIVRQGFRAMPAFPASFIDDASLQQVGEYIQQLPAPAKE; this is translated from the coding sequence ATGTCAGTGATCCGTTCCAAGGCAAGGTCCCTTGCCATTGCCGCCCTGGTGCTGCCGTCAGCCCTGGTTGCCTTTTCTGCCAGCGCCAGCGGCGATGGTCAGTGGAAAGGTGGTGAGCATGTTTATCAGAAGGTGTGCGGCCACTGCCACGACACCAATGGCGACATTGGCCCGGTACTGGCCGGCCGTGGTCTGCCGCCGGCCTATATCACCGCCATCGTGCGTCAGGGCTTTCGCGCCATGCCGGCCTTTCCCGCTTCCTTTATCGATGATGCCTCGCTGCAGCAGGTGGGTGAATACATTCAGCAGCTGCCGGCCCCGGCCAAGGAGTAA
- a CDS encoding class-II fumarase/aspartase family protein, giving the protein MFSISPFDSALFRELLSDAEAARLLGDEARIAAMLRVEGELALAQADCDLIPGEAATAIARAAAELTLPAIKLASGTGAAGVPVPALVKALKQALPAEQARWVHFGATSQDIVDTALVLNCRELLTLFEQRLAGVVERLAGLAHAHRHTLTAGRTRTQQAVPMNFGFKVANWLAPLLRQQERLQQLKPRLFKVQLAGAVGTLAAMGERAPAIAERLAERLELAPGRNWHTQRDSLVELAGWLSITTGVLGKIGQDWLWLSQTEVGEVTFTNGGGSSTMPQKCNPVNAEILVALARHNAGQVGQLHQAMIQEHERSGSAWTQEWLTLPPMLIGTAVALHHARDALDHLVVNTARMQANLGLYNGVIFAEAATFALAKQMPRDQAADLVKAACQQALNGDQHLFALIQERCGVELQLDELQQHLLDGGATSAWFDDILNTAEHS; this is encoded by the coding sequence ATGTTTTCCATTTCTCCGTTTGACTCCGCCCTGTTCCGTGAACTGTTGTCCGATGCCGAGGCCGCCCGCCTGCTGGGAGACGAGGCCCGCATTGCCGCCATGCTCAGGGTGGAGGGTGAGCTGGCCCTGGCCCAGGCCGACTGCGATCTGATCCCAGGCGAAGCCGCCACCGCCATTGCCCGGGCAGCCGCCGAGCTGACCCTGCCCGCCATCAAGCTAGCCAGCGGCACCGGTGCCGCCGGGGTGCCGGTTCCGGCCCTGGTCAAGGCCCTGAAACAGGCCCTGCCCGCCGAGCAGGCCCGCTGGGTGCACTTTGGCGCCACCAGCCAGGACATTGTCGATACCGCTTTGGTGCTCAATTGCCGGGAGCTGCTGACCCTCTTTGAACAGCGCCTGGCGGGTGTAGTCGAGCGGCTGGCCGGGCTGGCCCATGCTCACCGTCACACCCTGACCGCCGGCCGTACCCGCACCCAACAGGCGGTGCCGATGAACTTCGGCTTCAAGGTGGCCAACTGGCTAGCGCCCCTGCTGCGCCAGCAGGAGCGGCTGCAACAGCTGAAACCGCGCCTGTTCAAGGTGCAGCTCGCGGGAGCCGTGGGCACCCTGGCGGCCATGGGCGAGCGGGCCCCGGCCATTGCCGAGCGCCTGGCCGAACGGCTGGAACTGGCTCCCGGGCGCAACTGGCATACCCAGCGCGACAGCCTGGTGGAGCTAGCCGGCTGGCTGTCCATTACCACGGGCGTCCTGGGCAAGATCGGCCAGGACTGGCTCTGGCTGAGCCAGACCGAGGTGGGTGAAGTCACCTTTACCAATGGCGGTGGCTCTTCCACCATGCCCCAGAAGTGCAACCCGGTGAACGCCGAAATTCTGGTAGCCCTGGCCCGCCACAATGCCGGCCAGGTGGGCCAGCTGCATCAGGCCATGATCCAGGAGCACGAGCGCAGCGGCAGCGCCTGGACCCAGGAATGGCTGACCCTGCCCCCCATGCTGATAGGCACGGCGGTGGCCCTGCACCATGCCCGGGATGCCCTCGACCACCTGGTGGTGAACACCGCCCGCATGCAGGCCAATCTGGGGCTGTATAACGGGGTGATTTTTGCCGAAGCCGCCACCTTCGCCCTGGCCAAGCAGATGCCCCGGGATCAGGCCGCCGATCTGGTCAAGGCCGCCTGCCAGCAGGCCCTGAACGGAGATCAACACCTGTTTGCGCTGATTCAAGAGCGATGCGGGGTGGAATTGCAGCTGGACGAGCTGCAGCAACACCTGCTGGACGGCGGCGCCACCTCGGCCTGGTTTGACGATATCCTGAACACCGCCGAGCACAGCTGA
- the pcaH gene encoding protocatechuate 3,4-dioxygenase subunit beta has protein sequence MSDMTKRDWSSHPAFISPEYKSSVLRGASQNLVRIDPELAELTGPAFGAEALGPLDHDLTRNGRVNGAPLGERIVVTGQVFDEFGKPIPNTLIEVWQANAAGRYVHKRDQHDAPLDPNFLGAGRCLTDAEGRYKFYTIKPGAYPWGNHPNAWRPNHIHFSLFGPSIATRIVTQMYFPGDPLLAYDPIFESTPAGARDRLISEFSLDVTEEGFSLGYIFNIVLRGVNATPVEA, from the coding sequence ATGAGCGACATGACTAAACGGGATTGGTCCAGCCATCCTGCCTTTATCTCCCCCGAATACAAGTCCTCCGTGTTGCGGGGCGCGTCTCAGAATCTGGTCCGGATCGACCCCGAGCTGGCCGAGCTGACCGGCCCGGCCTTTGGCGCTGAGGCGTTGGGACCGCTGGATCATGACCTTACCAGAAACGGCCGGGTTAATGGCGCCCCCTTGGGCGAGCGCATCGTGGTCACCGGCCAGGTGTTTGACGAGTTCGGCAAGCCGATTCCCAATACCCTGATAGAGGTATGGCAGGCCAATGCCGCTGGCCGCTATGTGCACAAGCGCGATCAGCACGATGCCCCGCTGGATCCAAACTTTCTGGGTGCCGGCCGCTGCCTGACCGATGCCGAGGGCCGCTACAAGTTCTACACCATCAAGCCCGGTGCCTACCCCTGGGGCAACCACCCCAACGCCTGGCGCCCCAACCACATTCATTTCTCCCTGTTCGGGCCGTCCATCGCCACCCGCATCGTGACCCAGATGTACTTCCCCGGCGATCCCCTGCTGGCCTATGACCCCATTTTTGAAAGCACGCCGGCCGGGGCCCGCGACCGCCTGATCAGCGAGTTTTCCCTAGACGTGACCGAAGAGGGTTTCTCCCTAGGCTATATCTTCAATATTGTGCTGCGTGGCGTGAACGCCACCCCTGTGGAGGCCTGA
- a CDS encoding MBL fold metallo-hydrolase yields the protein MKGTLKPLFMALALAGLAPSVVLAEDQPATTAEVKEQSQTHVVMLGTGTPTLQHKRAGQAILVVVDKEMYLFDAGPGFVRNLKALSGKDFMPQDVMFTNDSMYGGLNKVFITHLDSDHVLGLPELLLRPWVLGRDQPLQVIGPKGTRGLVDNTLKAFQDDIDHRLYGTQPANADGYKGEVTEISETQIVHQDDKVTIKAFRVPHGSWDADMSFGYRVETPTKTIVISGDTRKDEVNYEHFRGADILIHEVMHEGAISRMPEDWQKYMYHAHTSTSQLAEIAREVKPGLLVMNHPLFFGSTDEDMVAELAKHYDGKFVLAQDLDIYE from the coding sequence ATGAAAGGAACCCTCAAGCCCCTGTTTATGGCCCTGGCCTTGGCCGGTCTGGCCCCCTCCGTCGTCCTGGCCGAGGACCAGCCTGCCACCACCGCCGAGGTCAAGGAGCAAAGCCAGACCCACGTGGTGATGCTGGGCACCGGTACTCCCACCCTGCAGCACAAGCGCGCCGGCCAGGCAATTCTGGTGGTGGTTGACAAGGAAATGTACCTGTTTGATGCCGGCCCCGGTTTTGTGCGCAACCTCAAGGCGCTGTCCGGCAAGGACTTTATGCCTCAGGACGTGATGTTCACCAATGACTCCATGTATGGTGGCCTGAACAAGGTATTTATTACCCATCTCGATTCCGACCATGTGCTGGGCCTGCCCGAGCTGCTGCTGCGGCCCTGGGTGCTGGGCCGGGATCAGCCCCTGCAGGTGATCGGCCCCAAAGGCACCCGAGGCCTGGTCGACAACACCCTGAAAGCCTTCCAGGATGATATCGACCATCGTCTGTATGGCACCCAGCCGGCCAATGCCGATGGTTACAAGGGTGAAGTGACCGAGATCAGCGAAACCCAGATCGTGCACCAGGATGACAAGGTCACCATCAAGGCGTTCCGGGTGCCCCACGGCAGCTGGGATGCGGACATGTCGTTCGGTTACCGGGTGGAAACTCCCACCAAGACCATAGTGATCAGCGGTGATACCCGTAAGGATGAAGTCAACTACGAGCACTTCCGCGGCGCCGACATTCTGATCCACGAAGTGATGCACGAGGGCGCCATCTCCCGCATGCCGGAAGACTGGCAGAAGTACATGTATCATGCCCATACCAGCACTAGTCAGCTGGCCGAGATCGCCAGGGAGGTCAAGCCCGGCCTGCTGGTGATGAACCACCCGCTGTTCTTCGGCAGCACAGATGAAGACATGGTGGCAGAGCTGGCCAAGCACTACGATGGCAAATTTGTACTGGCCCAGGATCTGGATATCTACGAATAA
- a CDS encoding histidine kinase dimerization/phospho-acceptor domain-containing protein, producing the protein MSILNQLLRRTAGTVRREQRFASQAAHEFRTPLTGIKTHLQVAGKLASLIA; encoded by the coding sequence ATGTCGATCCTTAACCAGCTGTTGCGGCGCACCGCCGGCACGGTGCGGCGGGAGCAGCGTTTTGCCAGCCAGGCCGCCCACGAGTTTCGCACCCCGCTCACCGGCATCAAGACACACCTGCAGGTGGCCGGCAAGCTGGCCAGCCTCATAGCCTGA
- a CDS encoding TRAP transporter substrate-binding protein, which yields MKKVATLTLSALLVSPFSQAADYTLRFSHFWPASSGIHQGFEEWGQSLEAASDGRLQVEFYPAQTLTKAPQSYDGVKMGIADITATVQGYTANRFPLTQIMELPGMVDSAVHGSCVLQSLFDEGLIAKEYDDTQVLYLFTHGPGYLHTRDQAITTPDDLAGLKIRRPTTVVAQLLESQGAQPVGMPAPETYPSLQRGVLDGVAFPWEAMKVFRTNELASYHTEVNLYTLSFMVTMNKRVYNRMPDDLKAVLADHSGQEWSQKLAQVFDDLDHAGRAEASEAGHQLIPVQQADWQPVFEQAAQTYLSGLEKRRLPANEVYQRALELADACRA from the coding sequence ATGAAAAAAGTTGCTACTTTGACCCTGAGCGCCCTGCTCGTCAGTCCGTTCAGTCAGGCCGCCGACTACACACTGCGCTTCTCCCATTTCTGGCCGGCCAGCTCCGGCATTCATCAGGGCTTTGAAGAATGGGGTCAGTCCCTGGAGGCCGCCTCCGATGGGCGCCTGCAGGTGGAGTTTTACCCGGCCCAGACCCTGACCAAGGCCCCGCAGAGTTATGACGGGGTCAAGATGGGTATCGCCGACATTACCGCCACCGTACAGGGCTACACCGCCAACCGCTTTCCCCTTACCCAAATCATGGAGCTGCCCGGCATGGTCGACTCGGCGGTACACGGCTCCTGCGTACTGCAGTCGCTCTTTGACGAGGGCCTGATCGCCAAGGAATACGACGACACCCAGGTGCTCTACCTCTTTACCCACGGTCCCGGCTATCTGCATACCCGGGACCAGGCCATCACCACCCCGGACGATCTGGCCGGCCTCAAGATCCGCCGGCCCACTACCGTGGTGGCCCAGCTGCTTGAGTCCCAGGGCGCCCAGCCGGTGGGCATGCCGGCGCCGGAGACCTATCCGTCCCTGCAACGGGGCGTGCTCGATGGCGTGGCCTTTCCTTGGGAAGCCATGAAGGTGTTTCGCACCAATGAGCTGGCCAGTTATCACACCGAGGTCAACCTCTACACCCTGTCGTTTATGGTCACCATGAATAAACGGGTCTATAACCGCATGCCGGACGATCTGAAAGCCGTGCTGGCCGACCACTCCGGCCAGGAATGGTCACAAAAGCTGGCGCAGGTGTTTGACGATCTCGACCACGCCGGGCGGGCCGAAGCCAGCGAGGCCGGCCATCAGCTGATCCCGGTGCAGCAGGCCGACTGGCAGCCGGTGTTCGAGCAGGCCGCCCAGACCTATTTGTCGGGGCTGGAGAAACGCCGTCTGCCCGCCAATGAAGTCTACCAGCGGGCCCTTGAGCTCGCCGACGCCTGTCGCGCCTGA